In the genome of Fusobacterium necrogenes, one region contains:
- a CDS encoding glutaredoxin domain-containing protein: MIKVYAKSDCSKCKVLKNILDEKKVDYEYVEDLKTLMIIASRSRIMSAPVIEKDGKAYSMEQFLEVL, encoded by the coding sequence ATGATTAAAGTATATGCTAAAAGTGATTGTAGTAAATGTAAAGTATTAAAAAATATTTTAGACGAAAAAAAAGTTGATTATGAATATGTGGAAGATTTAAAAACTCTTATGATAATAGCTAGTCGATCAAGAATAATGTCTGCTCCTGTCATTGAAAAAGATGGTAAGGCTTACTCTATGGAGCAGTTTTTAGAGGTTTTATAA
- a CDS encoding ribonucleoside-diphosphate reductase subunit alpha yields MKWIVNRAGVKEELDIKKIREKLIKACENLDVNMVELESYIDAIYQEGITTKKIQESLITQAVAMVSFEESDWTYVAGRLLMMETEREVFHKRGFSYGKFLQTVRELVDKKIYDSRLGDYSDKDIEELGKYIVPDRDMMYDYAGANMLVNRYLIKYLGNTYELPQEVFMCIAMLLAINEKNRVEIAKKFYDALSLKKISLATPILANLRIPKGNLSSCFITAIDDNIESIFYNIDTIAKISKNGGGVGVNISRIRAKNSMVNGYYNASGGVVPWIRIINDTAVAVNQQGRRAGAVTVALDTWHLDIEKFLELQTENGDQRTKAYDIYPQVVVSDIFMKRVEKDEMWTLVDPYEIRMKYNLELCELYGVEFEKIYLQIENDETLTLKKRIRARELFKEIMKVQIETGMPYIFFKDSANGMNHNNHIGMIGNGNLCMESFSNFAPSKNYTEEENNGSGVRKVDLGMVHTCNLVSMNLAEIERDELEDITGIAVRILDNTIDLTETPILESDRHNSNYRTIGVGTMGLADFMAKEFMIYEESLDEIDRLYEEIALYTIKASALLAKERGAYPYFKNSMWDRGIFFQKDRVWYEKNSQFADKWSEVFDLVKEYGLRNGELSAVAPNTSTSLLMGATASVNPTFSRFFIEKNQKGAVPRVVKYLKDRAWFYPEFKNVDAQTYVKMMSRIGKWVTQGVSMELLFDLNKNIRAKDIYDTFLTAWKEGCKSVYYIRTIQKNTNIAKDKEECESCSG; encoded by the coding sequence ATGAAGTGGATAGTAAATAGAGCTGGAGTAAAAGAGGAATTAGACATAAAAAAAATAAGAGAAAAATTAATTAAAGCTTGTGAAAATTTAGATGTGAATATGGTAGAATTAGAAAGTTATATTGATGCTATTTATCAAGAAGGAATAACTACAAAAAAGATTCAAGAATCTCTTATAACGCAAGCTGTTGCTATGGTAAGTTTTGAAGAATCAGATTGGACATATGTAGCTGGAAGACTTCTTATGATGGAAACAGAGAGAGAAGTTTTTCATAAAAGAGGTTTCTCTTATGGAAAGTTTTTACAAACAGTAAGAGAACTAGTCGATAAAAAAATATATGACTCTAGACTTGGAGATTATAGTGATAAAGATATTGAAGAGTTAGGAAAATATATTGTTCCTGATAGAGATATGATGTATGACTATGCTGGTGCTAATATGTTGGTGAATAGATATCTTATAAAATATCTTGGAAATACCTATGAATTACCTCAAGAGGTTTTTATGTGTATAGCTATGCTTTTAGCTATAAATGAAAAAAATAGAGTAGAGATAGCAAAAAAATTCTACGATGCCCTCTCTCTTAAAAAAATCTCTTTAGCTACACCTATTCTTGCTAATTTAAGAATTCCTAAAGGTAATCTTTCATCTTGTTTTATTACAGCTATTGATGATAATATAGAGTCTATCTTCTATAACATAGATACAATAGCAAAGATTAGCAAAAATGGTGGAGGAGTCGGAGTAAATATCTCTCGTATCAGAGCTAAAAACTCTATGGTAAATGGATATTATAATGCCAGTGGGGGAGTTGTTCCTTGGATAAGAATAATAAATGACACAGCTGTAGCTGTAAACCAACAGGGAAGGCGTGCTGGAGCTGTTACAGTAGCACTTGATACTTGGCACTTAGACATTGAAAAGTTTTTAGAGTTACAGACAGAAAATGGAGACCAAAGAACAAAAGCTTATGATATCTATCCTCAAGTAGTGGTATCTGATATCTTTATGAAAAGAGTAGAAAAAGATGAGATGTGGACTTTAGTTGACCCATATGAGATTAGAATGAAGTATAATCTCGAGCTTTGTGAACTCTATGGTGTAGAGTTTGAAAAGATATATCTACAGATAGAAAATGATGAAACTCTTACTCTAAAGAAAAGAATCAGAGCTAGAGAGCTATTTAAAGAGATAATGAAAGTACAGATTGAAACAGGTATGCCATATATTTTCTTTAAAGATAGTGCTAATGGAATGAATCATAATAATCATATTGGGATGATAGGAAATGGAAATCTTTGTATGGAGAGTTTTTCTAACTTTGCTCCTAGTAAAAACTATACTGAAGAGGAAAATAATGGTAGTGGAGTTAGAAAAGTAGATTTAGGTATGGTACATACTTGTAACCTTGTATCTATGAATCTAGCTGAAATAGAAAGAGATGAGCTAGAAGATATCACTGGCATAGCAGTAAGAATACTAGATAATACCATAGATTTAACTGAAACTCCTATTCTTGAATCTGATAGACATAATTCTAATTATAGAACTATAGGAGTAGGAACTATGGGACTTGCTGATTTTATGGCTAAAGAGTTTATGATATATGAAGAGTCTTTAGATGAGATAGATAGACTATATGAAGAGATTGCTCTTTATACAATTAAAGCTTCTGCCTTACTTGCTAAAGAAAGAGGAGCTTACCCATACTTTAAAAACTCTATGTGGGATAGAGGAATATTCTTTCAAAAAGATAGAGTTTGGTATGAAAAAAACTCTCAATTTGCTGATAAGTGGAGCGAGGTATTTGATTTAGTTAAAGAGTATGGGCTTCGTAATGGAGAGCTTTCTGCTGTTGCTCCTAATACTTCTACATCATTACTTATGGGAGCTACTGCTTCTGTAAATCCAACCTTCTCTAGATTTTTTATAGAAAAAAATCAAAAGGGAGCTGTCCCTAGAGTTGTAAAATATTTAAAAGATAGAGCTTGGTTCTATCCAGAATTTAAAAATGTAGATGCTCAAACCTATGTAAAGATGATGAGTAGAATTGGTAAATGGGTTACTCAAGGAGTTTCTATGGAGCTTCTATTTGATTTGAATAAAAATATTCGTGCAAAGGATATATATGATACATTTCTTACAGCTTGGAAAGAGGGATGTAAATCTGTTTACTATATTAGAACTATTCAGAAAAATACAAATATAGCTAAGGATAAAGAGGAGTGTGAAAGTTGTAGTGGATAG